One Microlunatus soli genomic window carries:
- a CDS encoding protein-tyrosine phosphatase family protein, translating to MASTWDASMAGILQLPSGRLVRGRGLRRPHPPGATPEFGLYLLGKPAAPMPWETRWLRWPDFRLPTDPDRARELLHEVWNRSSHERVEIACHGGHGRTGTALACLAVLDGVSAADAVTYVRDRYHPRAVETPWQRRYVARFGRR from the coding sequence ATGGCTTCGACCTGGGACGCGTCAATGGCTGGCATCCTCCAGTTGCCCTCCGGTCGTCTCGTTCGAGGACGTGGCCTGCGGAGACCACACCCTCCCGGCGCGACGCCCGAATTCGGCCTGTACCTCCTCGGCAAACCAGCGGCGCCCATGCCATGGGAAACCCGATGGCTGCGCTGGCCGGACTTCCGACTACCAACCGATCCCGACCGTGCCCGCGAACTGCTCCACGAAGTCTGGAACCGGTCAAGCCACGAACGCGTCGAGATCGCGTGCCACGGCGGCCACGGCCGAACCGGAACCGCCCTCGCCTGCCTCGCCGTGCTGGACGGCGTTTCCGCTGCCGACGCCGTCACCTACGTCCGGGACCGCTACCATCCACGCGCGGTCGAAACGCCGTGGCAACGGCGCTACGTCGCACGGTTCGGCCGGCGTTGA
- a CDS encoding integrase core domain-containing protein, which translates to MKNVPVDPRIRLAITQWPEDAPRGAVSTFCAEHAISRKAFYAIRARVRQDGAAAALEPRSRRPQRSLSQLTEAVKKQAIGVRAALESSGLDHGPISVHDKMQTLGMVPVPSPASLARIFREAGVARVEPKKRPRAAWRRFVYPAPNACWQIDATEYVLTRGRKCVIFQLLDDHSRYALTSHVAWSETGDAAVAVVKKAITTHGVPQRLLSDNGLALNPTRRGWSGQLTTYLASLGVEAITGKPYSPTTQGKNERFHQTLFRWLDHQPLADTLDQLQAQVDAFDIIYNTQRPHQGLPGRVTPHQAWGATAKAEPPRPQPPQHPAVTPGASAPDPTPPAPASWQTTPGNHLLKVRPGGKVLVHRIAYQIGTRHTGEYLEVIHDTETIGFYNTETGELIIEHALPEPGTRYVGNGRPRGRPPKPSPMS; encoded by the coding sequence GTGAAGAATGTTCCCGTTGATCCACGTATCCGACTTGCGATCACGCAATGGCCTGAGGATGCGCCGCGTGGCGCGGTGTCGACGTTTTGTGCCGAGCACGCCATCTCTCGGAAGGCGTTCTATGCGATCCGTGCCCGGGTGCGGCAGGACGGCGCGGCGGCCGCGTTGGAGCCTCGGAGTCGACGACCTCAGCGCAGCCTGTCTCAGCTGACCGAGGCTGTGAAGAAGCAGGCGATCGGGGTGCGGGCGGCGTTGGAGTCTTCGGGTCTGGACCACGGACCGATCAGCGTGCACGACAAGATGCAGACTCTGGGGATGGTGCCGGTCCCCTCGCCGGCATCGTTAGCGCGGATCTTCCGCGAAGCCGGCGTTGCCCGTGTCGAGCCGAAGAAGCGGCCCCGGGCGGCCTGGCGCCGGTTCGTCTACCCAGCCCCGAACGCGTGCTGGCAGATCGACGCCACCGAGTACGTCCTGACCCGCGGACGCAAGTGTGTGATCTTCCAACTCCTCGATGATCATTCCCGCTACGCGTTGACCTCACACGTGGCCTGGAGCGAGACCGGTGATGCCGCAGTCGCGGTGGTGAAGAAAGCAATCACCACGCACGGAGTTCCGCAACGCTTGCTGTCAGACAACGGATTAGCGCTCAACCCGACTCGACGCGGCTGGTCGGGGCAACTCACCACCTACCTTGCCAGTCTCGGTGTTGAAGCAATCACCGGAAAGCCCTACTCGCCGACCACCCAGGGCAAGAACGAACGATTCCATCAGACCCTGTTCCGCTGGCTCGATCACCAACCGCTGGCCGACACCCTGGACCAACTCCAAGCTCAAGTCGACGCCTTCGACATCATCTACAACACTCAACGCCCGCACCAAGGACTCCCGGGCCGGGTCACACCGCACCAAGCATGGGGAGCCACCGCGAAGGCCGAACCGCCCCGACCACAGCCACCCCAACACCCAGCCGTCACCCCCGGCGCTTCAGCTCCCGACCCGACCCCGCCAGCCCCGGCCAGCTGGCAGACCACACCCGGCAACCACCTGCTGAAGGTCCGACCCGGCGGGAAAGTCCTGGTCCACCGCATCGCCTACCAGATCGGCACCCGCCACACCGGCGAATACCTCGAAGTCATCCACGACACCGAAACCATCGGCTTCTACAACACGGAAACCGGGGAACTGATCATCGAACACGCCCTCCCCGAACCCGGAACCCGATACGTCGGCAACGGCCGACCCCGCGGACGACCACCCAAACCGTCACCGATGTCCTGA
- a CDS encoding ABC transporter substrate-binding protein, with product MMAAVLPRRSVLAGLAGLTGLGALSAVGLTGCGSQTSISSDPKELVLWYWDRSANPRYLRQAAKEIPGTDGVRVRADLVGGTFDTKLRTSLAGDAYIPDLTFINSNVSMYFPNQEMFLDLNELGAQDYKHLYFDWKWELGVTPTNRFCFYPLDTGPSGYFYRNDIFARAGVDADPESVSDQIKTWDGFIELGQKVQKNTGSFMVVQGATIFKQYINASSERYFDKAGKPLYLRPDSTVRKAWDVAVRAIKSGICGNQAIETDQNAAWSSGKTAGHIEGNWWAQILADTAADTKGKWRLAFQPIRPGSSGGSFVCLPRTCKNPEAAFRFMTWLTSPEHQAQSFTEMQLFPSTVDAFSSDKIKSDNSFFGGQDLLGFFQKCAEAVPTAFISTYETQAEYFTDELINVESAGKDPEQAWDDAVDLTRKVLRKRGVEI from the coding sequence ATGATGGCAGCAGTTCTCCCCCGCAGGTCAGTACTCGCCGGACTCGCCGGTCTCACCGGACTGGGCGCCCTCTCCGCAGTCGGACTCACCGGCTGCGGATCCCAGACCTCGATCTCCTCCGACCCCAAGGAGCTGGTGCTCTGGTACTGGGATCGGTCGGCCAATCCGCGCTACCTCCGGCAGGCCGCGAAGGAGATCCCCGGAACCGATGGCGTCAGAGTCCGGGCCGACCTGGTCGGCGGGACCTTCGACACCAAGCTGCGCACCAGTCTGGCCGGTGACGCCTACATCCCCGATCTCACCTTCATCAACTCCAATGTGTCGATGTACTTCCCCAATCAGGAGATGTTCCTCGACCTCAACGAGCTCGGCGCGCAGGACTACAAGCACCTGTACTTCGACTGGAAGTGGGAACTCGGGGTCACACCGACGAACCGGTTCTGCTTCTACCCGTTGGACACCGGACCCAGCGGATACTTCTACCGCAACGACATCTTCGCGAGGGCCGGCGTTGACGCCGATCCGGAGAGCGTCAGTGATCAGATCAAGACCTGGGACGGTTTCATCGAGCTCGGGCAGAAGGTGCAGAAGAACACCGGATCGTTCATGGTGGTCCAGGGTGCGACGATCTTCAAGCAGTACATCAACGCCAGTTCCGAACGCTACTTCGACAAGGCCGGCAAGCCGCTGTATCTGCGACCGGACAGCACCGTCCGCAAGGCCTGGGACGTCGCCGTCCGAGCGATCAAGTCCGGAATCTGCGGCAACCAGGCGATCGAGACCGATCAGAATGCGGCCTGGTCCAGCGGCAAGACGGCCGGTCACATCGAGGGCAACTGGTGGGCCCAGATCCTGGCCGACACGGCCGCCGACACCAAGGGCAAATGGCGACTGGCATTCCAGCCGATCCGGCCCGGCAGCAGCGGCGGTTCGTTCGTCTGCCTCCCGCGCACCTGCAAGAATCCCGAGGCGGCCTTCAGATTCATGACCTGGTTGACGTCGCCGGAACACCAGGCTCAGAGCTTCACCGAGATGCAACTGTTCCCGTCGACGGTCGATGCCTTCTCCAGCGACAAGATCAAGAGCGACAACAGCTTCTTCGGCGGCCAGGACCTGTTGGGTTTCTTCCAGAAGTGCGCCGAAGCCGTTCCGACCGCCTTCATCAGCACCTACGAGACCCAGGCGGAGTATTTCACCGACGAGCTGATCAACGTCGAGAGTGCCGGCAAGGACCCCGAACAGGCGTGGGACGATGCCGTCGACCTCACCCGCAAGGTGCTGCGCAAGCGGGGTGTCGAGATCTGA
- a CDS encoding ATP-binding cassette domain-containing protein, with translation MSGDRLSGIRLWLTTGFRAAPLLSAAGVGVGALAAIQAPAQAAAAKILVNGIIQHDRRAAVWAAAVSCCVLLVRFMTGLLAAAVQSTAADRVHDFVRADLMRITTRIPGIRHHEQPEVADRIALLQQGSRGLADAVTTLFAVVAALINAGAIVILLAGIHPLLMLLPVIGLVRVWTSYTDAKLRFGAFDRVIGYRRLADRLTRIARSPAHAVEVRVFGIQQLLLDRIGDNFARVADGRLAATRKGMYYELAARVVFGSAFLAAIAFVAVGVRGGALSAGDLALLVILGSRVDETAGGVAAALRRSGETVGLFNHYSWFRRQAEESTGAAVATSNPPARLRHGIELRHVTFGYPNSIGPALTDINLTIGAGASVALVGENGAGKSTLIKLLTKLYEPSQGKILLDGEELGAISPALWRLRTSAAFQDFARFEFTAATTVGLGDLPRIENTRTIRAALDAADAAAVVDALPAGMRTQLGTSFIDGTDLSGGQWQRLALARSFMRTVDNPTAEPLLLLLDEPTAALDPDAEHALYEHIAAAARAGRRTGTITVLVSHRLSMVRMADQIIVLHRGRIAETGTHPELIAANGRYAELFNLQARAYRQQP, from the coding sequence ATGAGCGGCGACCGCCTCAGCGGGATCCGGCTCTGGCTGACGACCGGATTCCGCGCCGCGCCGTTGCTCTCGGCTGCTGGGGTCGGGGTCGGCGCACTGGCTGCGATCCAGGCACCCGCTCAGGCGGCCGCGGCCAAGATCCTGGTGAACGGCATCATTCAGCACGATCGGAGGGCGGCCGTGTGGGCTGCAGCAGTGTCCTGCTGCGTGTTACTGGTCCGCTTCATGACGGGTCTGCTCGCCGCTGCCGTGCAGAGCACGGCGGCCGACCGCGTCCACGACTTCGTTCGCGCCGACTTGATGCGGATCACGACGCGGATCCCGGGCATCAGGCACCACGAGCAGCCCGAGGTCGCCGATCGGATCGCGCTGCTCCAGCAGGGATCCCGCGGCTTGGCCGACGCCGTCACCACCCTGTTCGCCGTGGTTGCCGCGCTGATCAACGCTGGCGCCATCGTGATCCTTCTCGCGGGCATTCACCCGCTGCTGATGCTGCTGCCTGTGATCGGGCTCGTCCGGGTCTGGACGAGCTACACCGACGCCAAGCTCCGATTCGGCGCTTTCGACCGCGTGATCGGTTACCGGCGACTCGCCGACCGGCTCACCCGGATCGCCAGATCTCCGGCGCACGCGGTGGAGGTTCGCGTCTTCGGTATCCAACAGCTTCTGCTGGATCGGATCGGCGACAATTTCGCGCGCGTCGCCGACGGCCGACTCGCTGCCACCCGCAAGGGCATGTACTACGAGCTCGCAGCTCGCGTCGTCTTCGGTTCGGCGTTCCTGGCTGCGATCGCATTCGTCGCCGTCGGCGTCCGCGGCGGTGCGCTCTCGGCCGGTGACCTCGCGTTGCTGGTCATCCTCGGTAGCCGGGTCGACGAGACTGCGGGTGGGGTCGCCGCCGCGTTGCGGAGAAGTGGTGAAACGGTCGGTCTTTTCAACCACTACAGCTGGTTCAGAAGACAGGCCGAGGAAAGCACGGGGGCAGCGGTTGCGACGTCGAATCCACCAGCCCGGCTGCGCCATGGCATCGAACTCCGACATGTGACGTTCGGCTACCCGAACAGCATCGGCCCTGCATTGACCGACATCAACCTGACGATCGGTGCCGGGGCCAGTGTTGCGCTGGTCGGCGAGAACGGTGCGGGCAAGTCGACCTTGATCAAGTTGCTGACCAAGCTCTACGAACCGTCCCAGGGCAAGATCCTGCTCGACGGCGAAGAGCTCGGCGCCATCTCTCCCGCGCTGTGGCGGCTGCGAACATCCGCGGCCTTCCAGGACTTCGCGAGGTTCGAGTTCACGGCAGCGACAACCGTCGGTCTCGGCGATCTGCCACGCATCGAGAACACCCGCACCATCCGGGCAGCACTTGACGCCGCGGACGCGGCAGCGGTGGTCGACGCACTGCCGGCGGGCATGCGAACTCAGCTCGGGACCAGCTTCATCGACGGAACCGACCTCTCCGGGGGGCAGTGGCAACGTCTCGCCCTGGCCCGCTCTTTCATGCGGACCGTCGACAACCCGACAGCCGAACCGTTGCTGCTCCTTCTCGATGAACCGACCGCTGCGCTGGATCCGGATGCGGAGCACGCGCTGTACGAGCACATCGCTGCCGCCGCTCGCGCCGGCCGAAGGACCGGCACCATCACCGTCTTGGTATCGCACCGGCTCTCCATGGTCCGGATGGCCGACCAGATCATCGTTCTGCACCGCGGACGTATCGCCGAGACCGGCACGCATCCTGAGCTGATCGCCGCCAACGGCCGTTACGCCGAACTCTTCAACCTGCAGGCTCGTGCCTATCGCCAGCAGCCTTGA
- a CDS encoding ATP-binding cassette domain-containing protein → MLRLLRFAFSVSRSATLIVLSLAVGAGLASTMLAYLVGLVVGEAQELAGPRSAGRFVALVAVMLLLFVVNSVLPVLWMTAVVSLEMQVDRTVGLGLGRALLAPYRVDHLDDPAVQDAYGRCWQDAPVEIRLGPTFAAQVLQGLIGLITAAILIGSLFAWWVPIPLAVSTALTAWYLVRAAGGEAARWDDTTQSQRRADYAFDLALGGAPKEIRVYGLSSWLINRYLQARREATEPVWRRRWSVLVRDLIVLFPHVVVFSMMIVYATVQAFDGRLSLAAAVSVISAMLAMAVGFDPWLLGQARRAWGGLQSFERLPELIAAKPGSVDESPTARHQKRTLAALPTLNGQPHHPRDGALPACTSGAARYGARPRIRAKPDVGGRRMDLSQAPREVIRFEDVSFRYPGTDRDVLRHLDLDIRANEATALVGVNGAGKSTLAKLLAACYRPSQGRITVDGIDLATLEAESLGVWQQRLAVIMQDLLQLPLSMRENVTLATRGSPLPAGRTAGLAELAETLPDGWETPLDKAFPGGVDLSGGQWQRVALGRALHAVASGRACWCSTNRQRRWTSAPRLPSSTATWR, encoded by the coding sequence GTGCTGCGGCTGCTTCGGTTCGCCTTCTCGGTGTCGCGGTCGGCGACGCTGATCGTGTTGTCGTTGGCGGTCGGGGCTGGTCTTGCTTCCACGATGCTTGCCTACCTGGTTGGGCTGGTGGTGGGGGAAGCACAGGAGTTGGCCGGGCCGCGGTCGGCGGGCCGCTTCGTCGCGCTGGTGGCGGTGATGTTGCTGCTGTTCGTGGTGAACAGTGTGCTGCCCGTGCTGTGGATGACCGCTGTCGTCAGCCTGGAGATGCAGGTGGACCGGACGGTCGGACTCGGCCTGGGGAGGGCGCTGTTGGCGCCGTACCGGGTCGATCATCTGGATGATCCTGCCGTGCAGGACGCGTACGGCCGGTGTTGGCAGGACGCGCCCGTCGAGATCCGGCTCGGCCCGACCTTCGCGGCGCAGGTCCTTCAGGGATTGATCGGCCTGATCACCGCCGCGATCTTGATCGGAAGCCTGTTCGCCTGGTGGGTGCCGATACCGCTGGCGGTATCGACCGCGTTGACCGCTTGGTATCTGGTGCGGGCGGCTGGTGGCGAGGCAGCACGTTGGGATGACACCACACAGAGCCAACGACGAGCGGACTACGCATTTGATCTTGCCCTCGGTGGGGCGCCGAAGGAGATCCGTGTCTACGGGCTGTCCAGTTGGCTGATCAATCGATATCTGCAGGCCCGACGGGAGGCAACCGAGCCGGTCTGGCGGCGGCGATGGTCGGTCCTGGTCCGCGACCTGATCGTCCTGTTCCCGCATGTCGTGGTGTTCTCGATGATGATCGTGTACGCGACCGTCCAGGCATTCGACGGCCGGCTGTCGCTGGCGGCGGCGGTTTCGGTCATCTCGGCAATGCTCGCGATGGCGGTCGGCTTCGACCCCTGGCTGTTGGGTCAGGCACGGAGAGCCTGGGGCGGCCTGCAGTCGTTCGAGCGTCTTCCCGAGCTGATCGCCGCCAAGCCCGGATCCGTGGACGAATCGCCTACTGCGCGGCACCAGAAGCGCACGCTGGCGGCGTTGCCGACGCTCAATGGTCAACCACACCACCCTCGCGACGGCGCCTTGCCAGCGTGCACTTCTGGTGCCGCTCGCTACGGCGCCCGTCCACGGATCCGGGCCAAGCCGGATGTCGGCGGCCGCCGGATGGATCTGTCCCAGGCACCGCGCGAGGTGATCCGTTTCGAGGACGTGAGCTTTCGCTACCCCGGCACGGATCGCGACGTGCTGCGCCACCTGGATCTTGACATCCGAGCCAACGAGGCGACGGCACTGGTCGGCGTGAACGGCGCGGGCAAATCGACGCTGGCCAAACTGTTGGCAGCCTGCTACCGACCATCGCAGGGCCGGATCACCGTCGACGGAATCGATCTGGCCACCCTGGAAGCCGAATCGCTGGGTGTGTGGCAACAGAGGCTCGCCGTCATCATGCAGGATCTTCTACAACTTCCGCTGTCGATGCGGGAGAACGTGACTCTGGCAACGCGCGGTTCACCGCTGCCGGCCGGCCGCACCGCCGGGCTCGCCGAGCTCGCCGAGACGCTCCCGGACGGATGGGAAACGCCGTTGGACAAGGCATTTCCCGGTGGAGTCGATCTCTCCGGTGGGCAATGGCAACGGGTCGCACTGGGCAGGGCTCTGCACGCCGTTGCGTCGGGGCGGGCATGTTGGTGCTCGACGAACCGGCAGCGGCGTTGGACGTCCGCTCCGAGGCTGCCCTCGTCGACCGCTACCTGGCGCTGA
- a CDS encoding phytanoyl-CoA dioxygenase family protein: MTTTTRPAALTSNGYRLDPKRWGELRPVPDAERSDRGALWRRLQRDGYLFLPGLLDRDEVLAFRRYFFTALLEAGVTDPSAEPVIGRDSGRPVDRRRLRAALFDTVVPGPEYEAFCTQPALWDWFGWMFDDEIFLHKRRILRHTRPGEMGIGTATQAHYDLVYLREGTDRLLSAWIPLGDIPIERGPLIYLEGTHVDYLGAEQRGEALPAVSMTADLPALAQQKDRRWLGTDFRAGDVMIHSPYMVHASLDNADPDGILRLSTDIRYQRRGDPIDWRWQNYWHDRDGL, encoded by the coding sequence ATGACCACCACGACACGGCCGGCCGCGCTCACGTCCAACGGCTATCGGCTCGACCCGAAACGCTGGGGCGAACTGCGGCCGGTCCCGGACGCCGAGCGTTCCGATCGCGGCGCGCTCTGGCGCCGCCTGCAGCGCGACGGCTATCTGTTCCTGCCTGGCCTGCTGGATCGCGACGAGGTGCTCGCCTTTCGCCGCTACTTCTTCACCGCACTCCTCGAAGCCGGCGTCACCGACCCGTCCGCGGAGCCGGTGATCGGCCGGGACAGCGGCCGACCGGTCGATCGGCGCCGGCTACGGGCTGCACTGTTCGACACCGTGGTCCCCGGTCCGGAATACGAGGCGTTCTGCACCCAGCCGGCCTTGTGGGACTGGTTCGGCTGGATGTTCGACGACGAGATCTTCCTGCACAAGCGACGGATCCTGCGGCACACCCGGCCAGGGGAGATGGGGATCGGGACTGCGACCCAGGCGCATTACGACCTGGTCTATCTCCGGGAGGGCACCGATCGGCTGCTGTCGGCCTGGATTCCGCTCGGCGACATCCCGATCGAACGCGGTCCGCTGATCTACCTCGAAGGCACCCACGTGGACTACCTCGGCGCGGAGCAACGCGGTGAGGCGCTACCGGCGGTCAGCATGACCGCCGACCTGCCCGCCCTGGCGCAGCAGAAGGACCGGCGGTGGCTCGGCACCGACTTCCGGGCCGGTGACGTGATGATCCATTCGCCCTACATGGTGCATGCCTCGCTCGACAACGCCGATCCCGACGGCATCCTGCGGCTGTCCACCGACATCCGCTATCAGCGCCGCGGCGACCCGATCGACTGGCGCTGGCAGAACTACTGGCACGACCGCGACGGACTCTGA
- a CDS encoding VOC family protein has translation MVNSGSVLPRTAFNGRGSSLNPFVVIEDAAGFIDFAVAVFSAREVTAARTATPTGTLIHAELEFGDSLLMLSDPQRGWVTRPGLFQLWVSDVSAILDAAADHGTTVVTPPTPFYGEVTLARMRDRWDNLWWLYQPSPGQPDPVPAWDGGSDVVFRTIDEYMQERAR, from the coding sequence ATGGTCAATTCTGGGAGCGTGCTGCCGCGTACCGCGTTCAACGGTCGAGGCTCGAGCTTGAATCCGTTCGTGGTGATTGAGGACGCTGCGGGTTTTATCGATTTCGCTGTGGCGGTATTCAGCGCCCGCGAAGTCACCGCAGCCCGCACGGCGACGCCTACGGGTACCCTCATCCACGCCGAGTTGGAGTTCGGCGACTCGCTGCTGATGCTGTCCGATCCCCAGCGGGGGTGGGTAACCCGCCCGGGCCTGTTCCAGCTCTGGGTTTCCGACGTCAGCGCGATCCTCGATGCCGCCGCTGACCATGGGACGACAGTCGTGACACCGCCGACGCCCTTCTACGGAGAAGTCACGCTGGCACGCATGCGAGACCGCTGGGACAATCTGTGGTGGCTGTATCAGCCCTCACCCGGTCAGCCGGATCCCGTACCCGCATGGGACGGCGGATCCGACGTCGTCTTCCGAACCATCGACGAGTACATGCAGGAGCGGGCCCGGTAG
- a CDS encoding helix-turn-helix transcriptional regulator: MASEQTTRWSAYFGRSPALDGLGLRCLGVGLQDGHPAPVVDRVLEHYALVHIESGAGTLVSAGEQHGVMPGSLFWLLPGIRHSYGPDERGWRERWLLFDGPAVDVFLRVGLITAESPLRRTAGTRALLDGFARIRTLAEQRSALSEAAIAVTLQEMILATSGSGPSPQRADDHQLVDRARDLATSPLTVDQIAARLGVTGAELRRAIRSETGLAAKPYLLGVRIEIAQSMLADSDARVSQIAHRCGYDDPGYFSRAFTGYVGISPTQFREQQQR, from the coding sequence GTGGCATCGGAGCAGACGACACGGTGGTCGGCCTATTTCGGCAGGTCTCCCGCGCTGGACGGGCTGGGGTTGCGTTGTCTCGGCGTCGGCCTGCAGGACGGGCACCCCGCCCCGGTGGTCGACCGGGTCCTCGAGCACTATGCCCTGGTTCATATCGAGAGCGGCGCCGGGACGTTGGTCTCGGCTGGCGAGCAGCATGGCGTGATGCCGGGATCGTTGTTCTGGCTGCTCCCCGGGATCCGGCACAGTTACGGCCCCGATGAACGCGGCTGGCGGGAGCGCTGGTTGCTCTTCGACGGACCGGCCGTCGACGTATTCCTGCGGGTCGGGCTGATCACCGCCGAGAGCCCGCTGCGTCGTACGGCCGGCACCCGCGCGTTGCTCGACGGATTTGCCAGGATCCGGACCCTGGCCGAGCAGCGGTCGGCGTTGTCCGAAGCAGCGATCGCAGTGACCCTGCAGGAGATGATCTTGGCGACCTCGGGTTCCGGGCCCTCACCGCAGCGGGCCGATGATCATCAACTGGTCGATCGGGCGCGGGATCTGGCGACGTCACCGCTGACGGTCGATCAGATCGCTGCGCGGCTCGGCGTGACGGGCGCCGAGTTGCGGCGCGCGATCCGCTCCGAGACCGGGTTGGCTGCCAAGCCGTACCTCCTCGGGGTCCGGATCGAGATCGCCCAGTCGATGCTGGCCGATTCCGACGCCCGGGTCTCGCAGATCGCGCACCGTTGCGGTTACGACGACCCCGGCTATTTCAGTCGTGCCTTCACCGGCTACGTCGGAATCAGCCCGACCCAGTTTCGCGAACAGCAGCAGCGATGA